Sequence from the Sander lucioperca isolate FBNREF2018 chromosome 16, SLUC_FBN_1.2, whole genome shotgun sequence genome:
tttttaattgcggatcatttttctgttttccctgaatgagtttttggaaaattaaCCACAAATATAAATAGCATTAATGATACCTCATTATTGAAGTAGGCTACCTTTTTGTAAACGCAGGAACTGGCTTGTTATGctctaaaaaaagattttataaTAAACACAATTTTGTCTGCACTCGACAGTCTCTCCAATTAGCACGACTGAGGGATCTCAGTGCATGTTTattatctgtttgttttgtatgtagcGGTAGCCCATTTTTCAGGagtgcacttgtgtgtgtgtgtgtgtgtgtgtgtgtgtgtgtatgtgtatgtgtgtgtgtgtgtgtgtgtgtgtgtgtgtgtgacctagGTTTACAGTGCGTGATTTTCAGTACAATGAAGAGGAGATGAAGGCAGACAAAGAAGAGATGACACGTTTGTCCACTGACAAGAAGAAACAGTTTGTACGGCTGctgttttctttacaaacagTACTACTGATTAAGTAGGGACGGAAGAAGTTAATAGAGCTCACTATGTTTCGGTGAATTAGATGTTTAGCTGCTTATgcttatttctttatttaatgtttaataaGAGCATACACAGCCCTGCAGCTTGTATTATATGTAATGGCTGAAAGACTATACATCTGTCATCATGCTTACTGGTCATTTATATGGAGCatcttattaaaaaaacatccaaaatggGAATGCTCCATTTCAGCCAGTTGACAGGTATTTTATCTTTATTGGAAACTATTAAAATACTGTTTCTATCCACGCAGGGGCCTCTGGTACGATGGCTGAAAGTAAATTTCAGTGAAGCCTTCATCGCGTGGATTCACATAAAAGCCCTGCGCGTGTTTGTCGAGTCAGTATTGAGGTAAGCAAATGAAGACCCAGCAGCTTCCATGAAACGCCCTCAGTTAACTTCATCAGTCTGCAACTCTTTCCACACTTTGGTAATCCATCCATTTATCTTTTCCTTGGAAAGATAAAAGACGGCCTGACAGACTTCTTGTGTTTCATAGATATGGGCTGCCAGTGAACTTCCAGGCTATGCTGCTCCAGCCCAACAAGAAGAACATGAAGAAGTTGAGAGAGGTGCTCTCTGAACTGTACAAACACCTGGACAGCAGTGCTGCGATCATTGATGTGAGTCTCCTTCACACGCTCTCTGACAGTGGCAAGTGAAATTATTGGAGGAAGGCAGGTCCAgctctttgacttttatgataACAGGGTCCTTAAGAAGATGACATCATCCCTTGTTCAGGGTGTTGGAGTTACTGGTTGTCACTTCAGGTTCAAGGGACTAAATCACCCTTTGTGTCTGTTGCCATTGGCctgttaaacatacattttcttAACTGGACTTGACTTGGCTGCAAACCAAATGTTTCCCTTGTGGAAAAAACTACagattttcatagttttttttgccATCAGTGCAATGTATTATGTCATGTTTCAGGCATGCAAaaggcattttattttaaacagaCATGACTGAAATTCAAAAGATTAAGTTTCCTTTATGATCCCAGAAAACCTGGCTCATTCActatgtagtagtagtagtagtcgttattgttaaaaatgttccgataccatttttttccTTCCTGATACCAATTCCGATACTGCAACTTGCGTTtctgccgataccgagtaccgatccaataccagtgtggtaaaaaattacaattattttattatgttttaacaactgtatattactatccctgtatggatgtgatatgattgctatcattgttgttaaactatttgtgaaacatgaacaaacacaaacaatgaacgccaaagaactttcttttattatccgtTTTGACAGCGAGTCATAacggaaaaaaacataaatcaactactttaaagtaaatTTTCTTTGGGGCTAAATTACGTATTGGATctgtgcataaactccagtactttccaataccaataccagcattttaggcagtatcggtgGCTTTTCTCTAATGGGAACTTACTGTAGTATAAGAAAGAATGTATTGAAATATGGATACAAACAAGaattatgtgtgtgtaattcttCTGGTGTCTCTGTTGTGCCTGCAGGCCACTATGGACATCCCAGGGCTGAACTTGAGCCAGCAGGAGTACTACCCCTATGTCTACTACAAGATCGACTGCAACCTGCTGGACTTCAAAGTCTAGATACATTGCCGCCATCATCATCTCCCTCCCTGTGCAGTAGTATTCTGATGTGACTTGTTCACGTCTCCAAACTTTGAGTTATTTCCACCctgtttttcctgtgtgtgtgtgtgtgtgtgtgtgtgtgtgtgtgtgtgtgtgtgtgtgtgtgtgtgtgtgtgtgtgtgtgcgtgtttttttttttttttaataacatttatgtcctcccatcctctttccctccctcatgcTCATGGTACATTCCTGGGTCCATATTAAATATGCTGTTGAACTTCTGTTCTAAATATATTGGCTGAAATATGGGCCGTCTTCTTTGTTATTTGTCACTTTGTACCACGCTGTAAAAGTGAATAGCTCCCTAGTGTGCACCCATCAAAATGGTTGACATTCCCCATCAAAGGACCTATAACATgttgcatttttattgtttcttttttcctgCCGCCCTACTTtattcaaaacaacaacaacaacaacaacaacaacaacaacaacagtacaCATGTGGgggaaatggggaaaaaaaataaatgtatgttaAATATAGTATTTATTTAAAGCCTCTAAATCAGTGAATATGTTATTGTTTGTTCAGTTTTTGCAagtgatgtgtttttagctccatGTAAGGAATGTCTGTTTACAAGTAGACTATCATTTCGCCCCACTGAAGCTGTAATCCTGTGAAATACTGAGATGAATCATTTTACAGTATAAAGAAGCAATATGTTTGCTGATTGTATGCTCATATAATTTCTGCATATCAAGCAGTTTAAGAAAAATAATGATAAAGGTCTATGTGCAAATACTGTACTGTCAGTATAACTGGAAATTACAccacatatttaaaataaatgtgaaaaataaaatactctaTGTGATATATACTTGATTTTTGCTCACTGTCCTTTTTAACTGCAGAATAAAGACAAAGTCTTCTCAGGCTGATATAAACCAACTTCACAATCACTATCAATCCCATATGAGGCAAAGAACAATAGAAAATCAATTCTACTGGTCACCATTTAAAACCTAGACTTGAGTGGACATataatgaaaacattttggAAGCAAACAGTTTACCAGAATAGATTCAAATATTTGCTCAAGATTTCTTGTTTTGAGTCACACTCGAACATTTGTTGTCTGTTGTGCTACAGATTCAATCCAGTATATCTAATCTTGTATATTTGGGAAACATAAGTAAGTCCACATGGAACTTGAAGTACAAAAGAGAGATGTCTTTAATACGGTTTCACCACGGAAATgatttcattttgaaattaaGGTTTGCCTTTGGTGGCTATGGAGCTAGCTCaagagttttgtttttaatttcatatcATATCTCAGTTTGGTACCCCTTTCTAATAAAGCCTCCTTTAAAATGGGGTATACATTGTAACTAATTGATGTATTAATGgttaataaattattataatgGATCAAACCATTAATAAGAACTTTGGGATTACCAAATGATGGAAAATCCCTTTAGCTGGTGTTTATACTCCTCTACACTTGCTTTTTTCCCTCTTTAATTAACCAGGAAGACTGCTCCAATGGACCGTAAATGTTTTATTGACTACGTAGTAACATTTACAACTGCAGATTGGATGGATTGTTGTAAAACCTCTTTATTAGGCTACATGCTGAAAGTCAAACTTTCAAAATCTATCTTCTTTTGTGTTGCTTCTTAAAACCACTTTCTTATGATTACATTTTAGCAgacaaacaagtgtgtgtgtatgtctatataGGCCTACTATTGGTATTTTTCTGAGTTTTTCTAATTTGTTCTTGTAATTTGTCTTAAATTCTCCCTGTTGACTTGAATTTTGCTATTGTTTCATCATTTTATGTTTGGATTTTTAAAGCACTGTGTAATCCCTGATTTTGATAAGTGCTAAATAAATGAACCATAGTTTTCCTTAATATATCATTTTAATGACTTAGTTTTTTTCATGTATAACTGCATTGTTACCAAATATATGGATAAATTGCCTATACCTGCCAAAGGGATTTTTCACAAACtggcaacttttttttattttttatattctataaAAAGAACCTAATAGTGATTCGTACTACATTATTTAAACTATCCTCTTTTGATTTTTCATTATTGTTTTACTCAGTATGAATCAATTCATTATTCTTAAAAATGACAGAGCACATAAACAGATAGCCTTCTGAATGACAATGTTGTGTTAATAATATAGTGTGTTTTCATAGGAGCAGTTATAAGTATTGATAGCTAGTGTAGCCTACATTAATAatcaaaaatgtacattttcttaTCTTATCCTACTGCTacttatataggctatatattaaATGTTTGTATAGGTCTAGTGCTTATAATTGCGAAATAAAGGGACCCAAAGTAAAGTGTTAAATTAGTGATTTTGGTTGGTGTAAGTGCATATTtgcatgatgatgatggtgacaCGAGCTGGAGTTGATATCCCTCACAGCCTATCAGCGGTCAGACTGGATGCAGTTGGATGACGCAGATATCTCGGGTGTGTGTTAATGCTGATCAGCTGCTGTCTGTGAAGAGCAGCATCAACAAGCAGCAGCTCCGACTGATAATGGAGACGGAAACACGGATGGAGCTGCAGTAGAGATCCTGGGAGAATGCTGCGGCTGTTGTGAGACAAACCTAGCCGTGTTTAGCCCGTGTCAGCTGCACCTGCCGTGGATGATTTTCCCGATGGGTTGTGGAGGGAGTCGGGCGGATGCGATCATCGAGCCGAGGTACCATGAGAGCTGGACCAGAGAAACAGAATCGACGTGGCTTACCAATACGGACGTAGAGACCTCTCTACCAGTAGCAAACAGTAAGAGCCTTCACCTCTGTTTTGTCTGTTAACATCCATTGCATGTAGCTACCATAGGCCACATTACAGCCTCAGAAATgagaaaataatacaaaaaggtTCACAAGAAAGCTAAATGAACCTGTCAACTCGCTGCCATAGCAGTTTTGCATCTCTACTATTGTCTTAATGTTGAAAGAAGCCAGGACAAGAATTTGGTTGTGTTTCACATGATAATCTGTAAGCCCTCAACTGTTGTCCAAAGGTAAAGCTCTGGAGGCCAGTCTGAGGGAGAAGAGGATGGTGAACACAGGCACCCAGTGTGGGAAGCAGGCCCTCACATCCACTGGCTCCAACCACCAGAGGAGACCCAGACGCTCCTTGAGTGATGTAGGTGTCACTGGTAGCAGATATTGGCACCGTCCAACTGCTAAATCTGAACACCAACAGCCTCTGTCTTTGCACACATGGTGACGTTATACAGGATATGAGACCTAGTAGCATGGCATACCTGTCCTCTGACATTACTTCTCATATGCAGTGTTTGAAAGTCCTTATGATAAATTGCTCTGCAGAATCAACTTTGTGAAAAATCTGACTCCagttgccagtagtttaaaatatatttataccaAGTTTACTTTAGATACCACATTTCTCAATTTAACATCCTTTTATAGACTGTTCCAAATGACTGGAGCAAGGTTTTAGTGAAGGAAGGACGGACAGCAGATATTTGTCTCTTGTGATATGAGATTATGGTTGCAAGATGAACTTTGAGAAATACATTCGCAAAGATATGATTGAGCTTTGCCTAGAATGGCTTTATAATATTTACAGATAACATTTTCAGGAAGATACAAATGTAGACatacacagcaacaacaacaacaacaacaacaacaacaacaacaacaacaaccatacAGTATCTATATATAGGTCAGTGTTACTGTATACTAAATGCAGGGTTGGGGTACGTAAGGTAAGTAGTGCAAAAGAGCATGGCAGTGCAAAGAATGCTTGAATAAATACTATGGATAATAATAAGTTACTCAAAATACAGAGGTGTAGAACTGAAagaaaaagttgcaaaaaataaataaactattttgatgaaatgtgaggatttgctgctgttCTTTGCCATATATGACTGATATTTGGGTTTTAAACACTACTGGACAAAAGAAGAAATTCAAAGATGTCACTCTAGGGAAGTTGTGAAAATAAGAATCAGTTGCAGACCTATGGAGGTTTTATGTGCATTTActgattgatatatatatatttacacttAAATATCAATGTTTGGGTGTCTGTTGGCCATATTTCTGTAGCTGTATGTATACACAGTAAACACTGAGAATGATAAGTTGTCTAAAATATTCTGGATTCTATGGAATATGAAttataacattttcttttaatcatCTTTGTCTAATCTTTTATCGTGAGAGCTAATGCACAAAAGATGCTGAGTGCAGATGCTGCTTTCTGCAAATGTATGGGCTTTAAACTCATGAAtagcagacagaaagagacagaaagataatactgtatatacactttTATTCTGCATGTTTTAAATTCATTATAGTTATTGAGGACTGAGTTGCAAATGGTTTTTGTTCTGTACAAAACTCATTTAACATTTcaaaaagatataaaaaaatTGAATCCTCTGAcctaataaattacatttttcagcGACTCA
This genomic interval carries:
- the si:ch211-215i13.3 gene encoding uncharacterized protein si:ch211-215i13.3 isoform X1, yielding MIFPMGCGGSRADAIIEPRYHESWTRETESTWLTNTDVETSLPVANSKALEASLREKRMVNTGTQCGKQALTSTGSNHQRRPRRSLSDVGVTGSSKPLVTPKGGHQRRPVRCLRMGSSSTSTVVETLNLGTYVMKDEKKPRLCKEEQGRSCVKVHQKMGWRITEVCG
- the si:ch211-215i13.3 gene encoding brain and acute leukemia cytoplasmic protein isoform X2 yields the protein MIFPMGCGGSRADAIIEPRYHESWTRETESTWLTNTDVETSLPVANSKALEASLREKRMVNTGTQCGKQALTSTGSNHQRRPRRSLSDQTTRDSKRRASKEAGALSKDGQLVNINSSGDAEPGNVCDER